The DNA segment CAGAACGCTTATTCAAATTATAAATTTGCATAAAATAGGATGTCGGTCTTATTATGGTTAGATAACTTTTAGTGTATACTATGTAATAACCATATTAGCTACCGACATCTTTTTCTATGTCGTTTTAAATAAAGATTTTATTAGCGAAAGATATACATAAATTAATGTGACGAAAGGTGAACCTATTTATACATGAAAATTAACGAATTTATTGTAGTGGAAGGACGAGACGATACGCAACGTGTTAAAAGAGCTGTCGAATGTGATACGATTGAAACAAATGGAAGTGCAATAAATCAAGAAACGTTACAAGTGATTGAAAACGGCTATGAAACACGAGGAATCATCGTCTTAACTGACCCAGATTTCCCGGGTGATAAGATTAGAAATACAATCCAAAAGCACATTCCAGGCGTGAAACATGCCTATTTAGATCGAGAAAAGGCAAAAAATAAACGTGGTAAAATCGGTGTAGAACATGCACGTTTAGAAGACATTAGAGAGGCATTAATAAATGTCAGTACACCATTTGAAGAAGGGCATGAATCTATTAGCAAAGACGTGCTAATTGATTTAGGTTTAATCATAGGAAAAGATGCACGCAGAAAAAGAGAAATCTTAGGACGGAAATTACATATTGGACATTCAAACGGTAAACAATTGATAAATAAATTAAATGCTTTTGGCTATACAGAAGCGGATGTCAGAGCAGCGTTAAGTGATAATAAAGGGAGTGACGAATAATGGTCAATGGTGATATTGCTACACCTACACGTACAAAAGCACTATTACAAAAACACGGTTTTAACTTTAAAAAGAGTTTAGGTCAAAACTTTTTAG comes from the Staphylococcus hsinchuensis genome and includes:
- the rnmV gene encoding ribonuclease M5, with the translated sequence MKINEFIVVEGRDDTQRVKRAVECDTIETNGSAINQETLQVIENGYETRGIIVLTDPDFPGDKIRNTIQKHIPGVKHAYLDREKAKNKRGKIGVEHARLEDIREALINVSTPFEEGHESISKDVLIDLGLIIGKDARRKREILGRKLHIGHSNGKQLINKLNAFGYTEADVRAALSDNKGSDE